GTGGAGGAGACATTGCTCCTTCCTCCAGACATTACAGGAGTGTTTCTGTCGACAGTTGTTTCATCGACAAGCTCTCTTTTCCTGATGACTCCCTCAAGCCGCCTCCTTCTCCTGGGACCACTAGGAAAGTTTCCCCCACCAATTCGGTTGACGCTGCTCCAGCATTTAGCATCGAGTTTAACAACGGCGAGTTCACTGCAGCTGAGATGAAGAAGATCATGGCCAATGATAAACTTGCTGACATGGCCATCTCTGACCCTAAGCGTGtcaaaaggttttttttttttttttaattttgtgacCCTCGGGGTTTCCTCAATTTtgattctctctcttcttttttggGTCAGAATCTTGGCGAACCGTCAGAGTGCAGCGCGGTCAAAGGAGAGGAAGATGCGGTACATAGTGGAATTGGAACACAAGGTGCAGACTCTTCAGACCGAGGCTACTACTTTGTCTGCTCAGCTCACCCTTTTGCAGGTGCCTTTTAGTCTACATTTTGTTATAACACCCAGCGCCTAGATTAGTTTGTTTTTTAACCATCTTAGTTGATACAGAGAGATATGATGGGGCTGACAAACCAGAACAATGAGCTCAAGTTTCGTCTTCAATCAATGGAGCAGCAAGCAAGACTTCGCGATGGTAATAATGCATTTCTCTTGAATTTTATATCAATGGATCTTACTCATCATATGTCAGTTTCTTTATTCTTGAAGCTTAGTAAGAACAACTACTAACTAGATCACATTATGTTTGAAAAATCTCCAATCTATGTGTGAGATCAatgattgtttttcttttccgtGGCAGCTCTGAACGAAGCATTGAATGGGGAAGTCCAGCGACTGAAACTGGCAATTGGTGAGAGCAGCCACAGTAACGAAGCTGACAGATCAAAGATGCAATCACTCAACGCAGAGATGTTCCAGCAACTCAACATCAGCCAGTTAAGACAGCAGCAGCCTCAGTCTCAGTCTCTGCAGAATGGAACCCTGTCGACAAAACCTGAATCGAATGAATAGATCTGGGAGGTGGGGCTGGCTGAATCAAAGAATTGGagtctttagttttttttttttctttctaagttGCATATCAATCAGTTAAACAtcatatatctatctattttatgTGCAGAGTCTGTTgaatttacatatatatcatTAAGTCCAAGAAGTTATAATTTTACAGCATCAttatcttagaaaaaaaaaattcaatttatgATAGATAAAATATGGTTGTAATGGAGACTGAGCATCAGACAGAGAGATTCTCTGTTTGTTGTTTTGTAGTTGCGTTTTATTGAGTTTTGATTTTTGTCTCTATGTTGTTTGGTCTCCTATATCTTTGCATGTGTCTGGTAGTGGTAGAcgttaaatacaaaaaaagagaaatgcTGGTTGATGATGAATCAAATCGCAAAAAAACACAAGAGAATTGGCCACCCTGTGTTCACCAATGTAACGTGTTCACCAATGTAACTACTCACAGGGTAGGGATTGGTATCTCTCAAGCTCACTATAACTTTTCTTTTACTCAAAATACACTCAAATGTGTAAGAGTATCAAATCAATCAAGTTTAGATACAAGTTACAAGGTCTAAAACGAGAAATCACTTCCGATCCTTGACAGTGTGAACACTATGAGCTAAGTGTCGACTCTCATTCTCTTGCAACTCACTCACTCAGTCACTCTCTCCCCTCTGTAAATCGTAggttgaagatgaagatgacaCAACAACCATTTGGACCATTATAACCGAATTCGGTTATATACAAGTTGCTGGCTCAGTTGGCAAACTTTCTGACCCAAGCCAAAAAAAATAAGCTGAGATGTGAGGCCCATTACAAGATTCGGCCCACTCCCGTGTTTGACTGAATCGATTCACAACTGGGTGCGTATAGCTTTCTTCTACTTCATTCGGCCTTCTTAGTTTGGAATGTATATGAATGAGCAGGTCAAGGTGCGGATACCGGAATTGCTGCTTGGAAAGGTTCCGGAAGGCTTCACGTTTTCCCCCAGCACACAAATcgttttaaaatactattaaatttgaCCATCATAGTTTCTAACATAAGTAAGCGGATTGATTCAAATCTTGTATAAATTACTTATGTTTCATCAAACTTTTGAATGTGAAATTTTTTCTCTAACACATTCTCTGGAGATAATAGTGTTTATAACCACTTTTCTAGACCGGATTAATAGGATAGGATTTGGATACTATGTTAAATTGGGATTTATTATagacttttaatttaaaattaatgatCATGAACTTATTtaaatcctttatatattatttatatctcATCCAAACTTTAGATGTGGATCTTTTCTCCAAAAAATATAGCATAAtgttctattttaatatatatatataactttcagATGAAAATTGGTATGAACCCAAAGATATATTATTGAGAGATAAGAGCAAAACAACAGTTGTATGTAGGCGAAAAAACCAAAAAGGTATGTGCGTCAGGAAGAGTAGTTGCTATCATATACGATTTGTGGCTCGTAGAGAAAAACGAAAAGAGAGAAGTGCATTCAATTTGTTAACCTAAAatgcacatatattaatatcatatatataggaCCCCAACTTATAATTACTAGAGACAAACATGCTTGTGCTTCGCCTAAAGAAGTAATCCACTCATAATCTGTGTGCGTAGTACTATACTTTTATAGTCAAAACACAAAGTCGCAATATAAACCTAATTTAGAAAGGGAAAAAACAATTGCTTagagtgtttttttaaaaaaaatttagtatgCATTACAGCATTGTAATGCATGCATTTAAGCTTTGCGTATTGAGTTGTCTATGACACTCTTTAGTGTTACGGGTGGGATCGATTTATTTGTTGTTTCTCGTGgataatatattgtaatatatttgtataatgTTCAGATGTTTTTAATAAGTATGATTCTCTATATAGAGAAGAGAATCGGatggaaattttatttatacattacTCGAATACAAACTTACTCATACCCGTGACCGTGAACAAAACCTAAAAGAGAAGGCTCATACAAAGATCAAACAATTCTAATTAGTTTCAAATTAAGAACTCGAACGTTCATAAGATTCGAACCCAAAAAAATGTTGGTCAATATTCAACTTGCAGTCATCATCTAGAAGCGCAAATCACCACTTTTCAACAAATATAAGCATATAAAACGATTCGAGAAATCAAATCAGAtttatattaacatacataaataataaatgatAGATGAATACCACTATTTCATATCGATTTGTCCCCTTTTGTGTTGTTTGCTTAATTTCATAATAAATGAGATagcaatttttattaaaagatacaTTCTCTGAATTTTTtagatgaaacaaaaaaaacaagccACCACTTCATAAAAAACATCAATATTCTATCGAATACGAACCCCATTTAGGGCGACCTAACGAACTAAAACCCCCCATATTTACATGATCCGTGTAGAGAATGATCTTCTACATGTGGATCTTACAGGTTTTTAGtccagaaaaataaaacatttggaTAGCAAATCTTTATccaaaggcaaaaaaaaaaaagaaaaaaatcttagtCCTCATCATAATGTAAACTCTCTCCAATCTCATCGGATCATGGATGTTAGGGAGAGAAAAACGACTTCTTCACAAGGGATAGTGAGTCCTCCCATGTGGTGGAAACCGAACTCTTCCTCTGCTTGTTGAAGTAGGATCAGAAATTCGGGATGAGACAAGAAGGTGATTGGTACGATGTACCTCGTACGATTTTCCCCTACGTAAACCGGAAAATGTCCCTTTGGTACGTCAAGAGGGAGACCTTCCTCGTCGTAGCATTGTTTCTTGCCTAAGCTCGAGCATCTCTTTATGATTTGCTTTAGCATCGCTGTTTGTGTTAGCTTCGAAGATCTCTTTGCCGCCATTATTTTACTTTTagtgtttagtttttttatgaGAGTCGGGGAGTGAGGAGAGAGTTTGAAGGAGAAAGGAGAGTTGTTTAGTGAGAAAGAGGTGGCGAAAGGGGGTTATTTATGGAGGACGAGGATGAGGATAGGATGCTAAGCAATAGttattttagtttctttttgatTATCTCATacagattttatattaatatatgatcaAATGATTATCAATAATCTAAAATTTTGGTTAGTGCCGTCTTCTAAGACTCTTccaaaataattatacatttcG
This genomic interval from Brassica napus cultivar Da-Ae chromosome A6, Da-Ae, whole genome shotgun sequence contains the following:
- the LOC106349484 gene encoding bZIP transcription factor 29; amino-acid sequence: MGDTDTDMIHRHHSSIPKQKHQQLELNPNNLIRSSASQFSSESGISKRVGVPPTSPYSQIQILNPGATTTTSHSRSMSQPCSFFSLDSLPPLSPSPFLDDRLNTNPSSLLPPFTSSSRADSLPPRKSHRRSNSDIPTGLTSNPFVKKEDMDDLFSAYMNLDNIDALNSSENLSRDDMESSRASGTKTNSDTEGETSSVNGDHNNNNLKRRAGGGDIAPSSRHYRSVSVDSCFIDKLSFPDDSLKPPPSPGTTRKVSPTNSVDAAPAFSIEFNNGEFTAAEMKKIMANDKLADMAISDPKRVKRILANRQSAARSKERKMRYIVELEHKVQTLQTEATTLSAQLTLLQRDMMGLTNQNNELKFRLQSMEQQARLRDALNEALNGEVQRLKLAIGESSHSNEADRSKMQSLNAEMFQQLNISQLRQQQPQSQSLQNGTLSTKPESNE
- the LOC106352468 gene encoding auxin-responsive protein SAUR50-like, which produces MAAKRSSKLTQTAMLKQIIKRCSSLGKKQCYDEEGLPLDVPKGHFPVYVGENRTRYIVPITFLSHPEFLILLQQAEEEFGFHHMGGLTIPCEEVVFLSLTSMIR